In Herpetosiphonaceae bacterium, the genomic stretch ATAATCAACACGATAATGATAAGCACGAGCACGGCAAGGGCAAACGCGAGGTCGGAAAAGAAATCCCCAATCGAGCGTGCGCTCAGGCCGCTAATATCCTCATACGTGATCGGATTGTTGAGCGCGCAGGCGTAGCGGTTGGTGGAGCCGCTCTGGAAGGGATTGCCCGGCAGTGGATCGGCACTCAGGAAGCGCCCGGTCTGCGCGTCATACCAGCGGGCGTTCATGTAGTACAGCCCCGTGGCGCTGTCGAGGTACTGGCCCAGATACTTGAGGTCATTGCCCTGGTTGCCGCTCTCCTCGGCGGTGCTGCCGAACGCCTCGTAGCGGTAGTTCGTCACCTGGTTGCCCTGCTGGTTCGTCATCCCGACCACGCTGCCCAGGCCGTCGTACTCATAGTAGCGTCCGACGGTATCCTGGTTGGTCGGCGGCGGCAGGAACAGCTTGGCGATCAGCCGACCACTCGCGTCGCTGATATACTCCTCGCTCTTGCCGCTGGCGCCATCGATCTCCAGCAGCGGACGCTGCCCGTCGAAGACGAAGAACGTGCTGGCGTTGCCCGCGGAGCGCGCGATGCGCCGGCCCAGCGCGTCGTAGCTGTAGCGCACGTCGTCGGCCTGCACGAGGCGATTATCGTAGTCGTAGCGGTAGCTGGCCTTGGTGACGCCGAGCTGCGCCTTGTTCAGCAGGTTGCCGTTGCGGTCGTACTGGAAGCTCTCGCCGCCCGCCGTGAGCATGCGGTCTGCCGCGTCGTAGGTGTAGTCGGTCGTG encodes the following:
- a CDS encoding RHS repeat-associated core domain-containing protein; this encodes MTDGSGVRLSAVANPNSTRTALTYDPLSRLTQLVNYGRGDTIDSQFSYTYDRLGNKATATDKDGVVTAYTYDALNHLTRVARSGSTGALDQFDFAYDAGGNRVRQTVGRMAQNQWSTTTTDYTYDAADRMLTAGGESFQYDRNGNLLNKAQLGVTKASYRYDYDNRLVQADDVRYSYDALGRRIARSAGNASTFFVFDGQRPLLEIDGASGKSEEYISDASGRLIAKLFLPPPTNQDTVGRYYEYDGLGSVVGMTNQQGNQVTNYRYEAFGSTAEESGNQGNDLKYLGQYLDSATGLYYMNARWYDAQTGRFLSADPLPGNPFQSGSTNRYACALNNPITYEDISGLSARSIGDFFSDLAFALAVLVLIIIVLIIIILIAALLASLLGGGGALALAGGGMLGGGRPKR